In Corynebacterium matruchotii, a single genomic region encodes these proteins:
- the gyrA gene encoding DNA gyrase subunit A — MIPLIGHAVSWDAVSDYDRILPIDLNEEMQTSYIDYAMSVIVGRALPEVRDGLKPVHRRILYAMYDSGYRPDRGYVKSARPVSDTMGQFHPHGDSAIYDTLVRLAQDWNMRYPLVDGQGNFGSRGNDGPAAMRYTECRLTPLAMEMVRDIRENTVDFSPNYDGKTMEPDILPSRVPNLLMNGSNGIAVGMATNIPPHNLRELADAIYWLLENPDADDATALEACMEHIKGPDFPTAGLIVGTQGIKDAYTTGRGSIRMRGVTSIEEEGSRQTIVITELPYQVNPDNLISSIAEQVRDGKLAGISKIEDESSDRVGMRIVVTLKRDAVPRVVLNNLYKHSQLQTNFGANMLSIVDGVPRTLRLDQMLRYYVAHQIEVIVRRTQYRLDEAEKRAHILRGLVKALDMLDEVIALIRRSETVDVARRGLIDLLTIDEVQADAILAMQLRRLAALERQKIIDELAEIEAIIADLKDILASPGRQRTIVRDELKEIVDKYGDDRRSQIIAATGDVTEEDLIARENVVVTITSTGYAKRTKVDAYKSQRRGGKGVRGAELKQDDVVRHFFVCSTHDWILFFTNFGRVYRLKAYELPEASRTARGQHVANLLEFQPEERIAQVIQIQSYEDAPYLVLATVQGRVKKSRLSDYESARSGGLIAINLNEGDKLIGASLCSNEDDLLLVSEEGQSIRFSADDEQLRPMGRSTAGVKGMRFRGDDHLLAMTVVRDGSYLLVATAGGYGKRTSMDEYSVQGRGGVGVVTFKYNPKRGKLIGALAVDDDDQIFAITSAGGVIRTEVNQIRPSSRATMGVRLVNLEDGIELLAIDRNVEGEGEEEAEAVATAKSRAPKQETIEEED, encoded by the coding sequence ATGATACCACTGATTGGGCACGCGGTATCATGGGATGCTGTGAGTGATTATGATCGTATTCTCCCCATCGACCTCAACGAGGAGATGCAAACCTCCTACATTGACTACGCCATGTCGGTCATTGTGGGTCGGGCGCTGCCGGAGGTTCGGGACGGCCTGAAGCCCGTCCACCGCCGTATCCTCTACGCCATGTATGACTCTGGCTATCGGCCCGACCGCGGCTATGTCAAGTCCGCCCGGCCCGTGTCGGACACCATGGGCCAATTCCACCCGCACGGTGATTCCGCTATCTACGACACCCTGGTGCGGCTCGCCCAGGACTGGAATATGCGCTACCCGCTGGTCGACGGCCAGGGCAACTTTGGTTCCCGCGGTAATGACGGCCCCGCCGCCATGCGGTACACCGAGTGTCGCCTCACCCCGCTCGCCATGGAAATGGTGCGGGACATCCGCGAAAACACCGTGGATTTCTCCCCCAACTACGACGGCAAAACCATGGAACCCGACATCTTGCCGTCCCGGGTGCCGAACCTGCTCATGAACGGCTCCAACGGTATTGCCGTAGGCATGGCCACCAACATTCCCCCGCACAACCTGCGGGAGTTGGCCGATGCCATCTATTGGCTGTTGGAAAACCCGGATGCGGACGACGCCACCGCCCTGGAAGCCTGCATGGAGCACATTAAGGGCCCCGATTTCCCCACCGCCGGCCTCATCGTTGGCACCCAGGGCATCAAGGACGCCTACACCACCGGGCGTGGTTCCATCCGCATGCGCGGCGTGACCAGCATCGAGGAGGAGGGCAGCCGGCAAACCATTGTGATTACCGAACTTCCCTACCAGGTCAACCCGGATAATCTGATCTCCAGTATCGCCGAGCAGGTGCGGGACGGCAAACTTGCCGGCATCTCCAAGATCGAGGACGAATCCTCCGACCGGGTGGGCATGCGCATCGTAGTCACGCTTAAGCGGGATGCCGTGCCGCGCGTGGTGCTCAACAACCTGTATAAGCACTCCCAGCTGCAAACCAACTTCGGTGCGAACATGCTTTCGATCGTTGATGGGGTGCCGCGCACGCTCCGGCTGGATCAGATGCTCCGCTACTATGTGGCCCACCAGATCGAAGTTATTGTGCGCCGCACCCAGTATCGCCTGGACGAGGCGGAGAAGCGGGCCCACATTCTGCGTGGCCTGGTGAAGGCCCTCGACATGTTGGACGAGGTCATTGCGCTGATCCGCCGGTCGGAAACCGTGGATGTTGCCCGCCGCGGCCTTATCGACCTGCTCACTATCGACGAGGTGCAGGCCGATGCGATTCTCGCCATGCAGCTGCGGCGCCTAGCCGCCCTGGAACGCCAGAAGATCATTGATGAGCTCGCCGAGATTGAGGCGATCATTGCCGACCTGAAGGACATTCTGGCCTCCCCGGGCCGGCAGCGCACCATTGTCCGCGATGAACTGAAAGAGATTGTAGACAAATATGGCGATGATCGCCGGTCGCAAATCATTGCCGCCACCGGCGACGTGACCGAAGAAGACCTGATCGCCCGCGAAAACGTGGTGGTCACCATCACGTCCACGGGGTATGCGAAGCGCACCAAGGTGGATGCGTATAAGTCGCAGCGCCGCGGCGGCAAGGGGGTGCGGGGCGCCGAGCTGAAGCAGGACGATGTGGTGCGGCACTTCTTTGTGTGCTCCACCCACGACTGGATTCTGTTCTTCACCAATTTTGGTCGGGTGTACCGGTTGAAGGCCTACGAGTTGCCGGAGGCGTCCCGGACGGCCCGTGGGCAGCACGTGGCGAACCTGCTGGAATTCCAGCCGGAGGAGCGGATTGCTCAGGTCATTCAGATTCAAAGCTATGAGGACGCCCCCTATCTGGTGTTGGCGACGGTTCAGGGCCGGGTGAAAAAGTCCCGGTTGTCTGACTATGAATCGGCTCGTTCCGGCGGGTTGATTGCGATTAACCTGAATGAGGGGGACAAGCTCATTGGTGCTTCGCTGTGCTCCAATGAGGACGATTTATTGTTGGTGTCTGAGGAAGGTCAATCCATTCGGTTTAGCGCCGACGATGAACAGTTGCGCCCCATGGGTCGGTCGACGGCGGGGGTAAAGGGGATGCGATTCCGGGGTGACGATCATCTGCTCGCCATGACGGTGGTTCGGGACGGTTCGTATCTTCTGGTGGCGACCGCCGGCGGCTACGGGAAGCGGACGTCGATGGACGAATATTCCGTGCAAGGCCGGGGTGGGGTCGGTGTTGTGACATTCAAATACAACCCGAAACGGGGCAAATTGATTGGCGCGTTAGCGGTCGATGATGACGACCAAATCTTTGCCATTACCTCCGCCGGCGGGGTTATTCGGACGGAAGTAAACCAAATCCGACCAAGTTCTCGTGCCACAATGGGAGTTCGTTTGGTTAATCTAGAAGACGGCATTGAGCTCCTTGCCATCGACCGTAATGTTGAGGGCGAAGGCGAGGAGGAAGCAGAAGCCGTGGCTACTGCCAAGTCGCGCGCTCCTAAGCAAGAAACCATTGAGGAAGAAGATTAA
- a CDS encoding ABC transporter ATP-binding protein/permease, translating to MSLSIMGAGAVIDGGGSELILWGVILTFTTIMIRTMVVARGHIAEESRIRHRIIDAVFTSGPVDSTGAVVSLATESSEKMMALRVGFVGQVVASLTAPLVVLGVIGTMSGRIALILLGMLVIVPLLICGFRKIISTVSSGSQDARKALAAAYMDALKSLSTLQLLGAAGRISDQLAATGERNRQAVMRLLKGNQLILFVMDAAFYLAVVTTTAYLVLSSTALTTGQAIAIMGLSILLLEPMDQVGAFFYVGMSGLGAQRGIFGFLRGRSKARRRDVSIDPHQEAAVSITDLSFGYDDRDVLSHISLTIAPGERVGIIGRSGQGKSTLLALMGGDLIPRSGQVTLREASASVAQTTWLFTGTIADNLRIARPEATEADMWAALERARVADEIRRMPSGLDTQLGEQGLGISGGQAQRISLARAIISGRRIILLDEPTSHVDLASEREILAAIDDLGRDHTLIMVTHRTTTLRHMDHIITVNNGTLTADNTLAEHHGTHR from the coding sequence ATGTCATTATCCATCATGGGGGCCGGGGCCGTCATTGATGGGGGTGGCAGCGAGCTGATTCTGTGGGGAGTGATCCTCACGTTTACCACCATCATGATCCGCACCATGGTGGTGGCCCGGGGTCATATTGCCGAAGAATCCCGAATCCGGCACCGCATCATTGATGCGGTCTTCACCAGCGGACCGGTGGACAGCACCGGGGCCGTGGTGTCGCTTGCCACCGAATCCAGCGAAAAGATGATGGCTCTCCGGGTGGGATTCGTTGGCCAAGTCGTCGCCTCCCTCACTGCACCCCTGGTGGTGCTGGGGGTGATCGGCACCATGTCCGGGCGCATCGCTCTCATCCTGCTCGGCATGCTCGTCATCGTGCCGCTCCTCATCTGTGGCTTCCGCAAGATCATTTCCACGGTGTCCTCCGGCTCCCAGGACGCCAGAAAGGCCCTGGCCGCCGCCTACATGGACGCCCTGAAATCGCTCAGCACCCTCCAATTATTGGGTGCCGCCGGCCGAATCTCCGACCAGCTGGCCGCGACCGGGGAACGCAACCGGCAGGCCGTCATGCGGCTCCTCAAGGGCAACCAGCTCATCTTGTTTGTCATGGATGCTGCCTTCTACCTGGCCGTGGTCACCACTACCGCCTACCTGGTGTTGAGCAGCACTGCCCTCACCACCGGCCAGGCCATCGCCATCATGGGGTTGAGCATTCTGCTCCTGGAGCCCATGGACCAGGTGGGCGCCTTCTTTTATGTGGGCATGAGCGGGCTGGGCGCCCAGCGCGGCATTTTCGGCTTCCTCCGTGGTCGCAGCAAGGCCCGTCGCCGGGACGTTTCCATCGACCCCCACCAAGAGGCCGCGGTGTCCATCACCGACCTGTCGTTCGGCTACGACGACCGGGATGTGCTTTCCCACATCAGCCTCACCATCGCCCCCGGCGAGCGGGTGGGGATCATCGGGCGGAGCGGCCAAGGTAAATCCACGCTCCTGGCCCTCATGGGTGGCGATCTTATTCCCCGAAGCGGGCAGGTCACGCTGCGGGAGGCGTCGGCAAGCGTGGCGCAAACCACCTGGCTGTTCACCGGCACCATCGCCGACAACCTGCGCATCGCCCGCCCTGAAGCCACCGAGGCCGACATGTGGGCCGCGCTCGAACGCGCCCGCGTTGCCGACGAGATTCGCCGCATGCCGAGCGGGCTCGACACCCAACTTGGCGAGCAAGGCCTCGGCATCTCCGGTGGCCAAGCACAACGGATATCGCTCGCACGTGCGATTATTTCTGGGCGGCGCATTATCCTGCTTGACGAGCCCACCTCCCACGTCGACCTGGCGTCCGAGCGCGAAATTCTTGCCGCCATCGACGACCTGGGCCGCGACCACACCCTCATCATGGTCACCCACCGCACCACCACCCTGCGGCACATGGACCACATCATCACCGTCAATAACGGCACCCTCACCGCCGACAACACCCTTGCAGAACACCATGGAACCCACCGTTAA
- a CDS encoding ABC transporter ATP-binding protein — protein sequence MEPTVKQLVTWLISITRPVLAPLGVSTLCRIANQVLGILLYVVPVYALVAHAVAMGAVDSDGGANPPSIPVVIGFMIVAALAKAFLRYLEHYFGHLVAFKALELIRVRVFRDIYPQAPAIVSATGNRAVGSGDMLTRLTRDISQIEVFFAHTTAPVISAIIVPTCVVACVAVIAPWQGLIAAIILLIVTLITIDTSAYRFAVRVTGRRGALAQHITDSVGGVAEVIGYDAEQRRHRELSELEIPLQHDYVRRSALVGARTGAVAAARLAVLFMLLPATDNLPVTVAAMFAVLRCWDMVNEVADLGNHLSQSLAAARRVWMLSHAGLAPTSGSAQLAPHGPGLSVEWCDVSYTYVGSPRPVVTGVNLAVPAGAWVTVVGTTGSGKSTLAKLLLRYWDVDDGAVLIDGRDHREYDLDSLRAAVAVVTQDIRAMNTTVADNLRLAQPTATDADLLAALWVACLDEEVRLADPVGEGGSALSGGQRQRLSLAQALLRGGRVLVLDEFTAHLNPALAAEVRRRLHAAHPDATIIEIAHDLDNITDSTWVAVMDQGRIVEQGSPADLLAEQGALYHLQHRDQEDQEKEEVSGVSGMH from the coding sequence ATGGAACCCACCGTTAAACAACTCGTCACCTGGCTTATTAGCATCACCCGGCCGGTCCTGGCCCCACTGGGCGTTTCCACGCTCTGCCGCATCGCCAACCAAGTGCTCGGCATACTCCTTTATGTGGTCCCCGTCTACGCGCTGGTCGCGCACGCCGTCGCCATGGGGGCTGTTGACAGTGATGGCGGGGCGAACCCACCCAGCATTCCGGTCGTGATCGGCTTTATGATTGTCGCGGCCCTCGCCAAAGCCTTCCTCCGGTATCTCGAACATTATTTCGGACACCTTGTTGCGTTCAAGGCCCTCGAACTCATCCGGGTGCGGGTCTTCCGCGACATCTACCCCCAAGCCCCCGCCATCGTGTCCGCCACCGGAAACCGGGCCGTGGGCAGCGGCGACATGCTCACCCGGCTCACCCGCGATATCAGCCAAATCGAGGTGTTCTTCGCCCACACCACCGCCCCCGTCATATCCGCCATCATCGTCCCCACCTGCGTGGTCGCATGCGTGGCCGTCATCGCCCCCTGGCAGGGGCTCATCGCCGCCATTATCCTGCTGATCGTCACCCTCATCACCATTGACACCAGCGCCTACCGGTTCGCCGTGCGCGTCACCGGCCGCCGCGGCGCCCTCGCCCAACACATCACCGACTCCGTGGGTGGGGTCGCCGAAGTCATCGGGTACGATGCCGAACAACGCCGCCACCGCGAACTATCCGAATTAGAAATACCCCTGCAACACGATTATGTGCGCCGCAGCGCCCTGGTAGGGGCCCGCACTGGGGCGGTGGCCGCAGCCCGGCTCGCGGTGCTGTTCATGCTGCTGCCGGCCACCGACAACCTGCCCGTCACCGTGGCCGCCATGTTTGCGGTGCTCCGCTGCTGGGACATGGTAAACGAGGTCGCCGACCTGGGTAATCACCTCTCCCAGTCGCTCGCAGCCGCCCGCCGGGTGTGGATGCTCTCCCACGCCGGACTCGCCCCCACCTCCGGGTCCGCCCAGTTGGCGCCACACGGACCCGGCCTGAGCGTGGAATGGTGCGACGTGTCCTATACCTATGTGGGCAGCCCCCGGCCGGTCGTCACGGGGGTGAACCTGGCCGTGCCCGCCGGCGCATGGGTGACCGTGGTGGGCACCACAGGCTCCGGCAAATCTACCCTGGCGAAACTCCTACTACGCTATTGGGATGTTGACGACGGCGCTGTGCTTATCGACGGCCGTGACCACCGGGAATACGACCTCGACTCCCTCCGGGCCGCCGTGGCGGTGGTCACCCAGGACATTCGGGCTATGAACACCACTGTGGCCGACAACCTCCGGTTGGCCCAGCCCACCGCCACCGATGCCGACCTGCTGGCCGCCCTCTGGGTGGCCTGCCTGGACGAAGAGGTTAGGTTGGCAGACCCGGTGGGGGAGGGTGGCAGCGCGCTTTCTGGGGGTCAACGGCAACGATTATCCCTGGCTCAAGCGCTCCTGCGGGGCGGCCGGGTGCTGGTGCTTGACGAGTTCACCGCCCACCTCAACCCCGCCCTTGCTGCCGAGGTGCGCCGCCGGCTGCACGCAGCCCACCCGGATGCCACTATCATTGAAATCGCCCACGACCTGGACAACATCACCGACTCCACCTGGGTGGCGGTCATGGACCAGGGTCGAATCGTGGAACAAGGCAGCCCCGCCGACCTACTGGCCGAACAGGGAGCCCTCTACCATTTGCAGCACCGGGATCAGGAAGACCAAGAAAAGGAGGAGGTTTCGGGAGTTTCCGGGATGCATTAG
- a CDS encoding PLP-dependent aminotransferase family protein, with amino-acid sequence MRPDLVADIPLHLTAGTPGNPQNPLPTQITTQIRTLIHTGVLAAGDHLPSTRMLARQLGVARGTVVAAYELLAAEGLTVSAHGSGTRVNPNLAQLAERRIDGTTPGAPTMPSAPNAPAARLLPLIPGMPDTHTLIDSTWRAAWRDACTTASVTGTEPAATGIPQLREEISTHLRHMRGLVVNPDRIIVTAGARDGLALLLNVLGPGTIGVESPGYPSLRRVPATLGHTIVDLHTDHHGVNPAELQHLQGLDRVLVTPSHQYPSGGSLSGSRRVALTSWAQHTNTVIIEDDFDSELRYVGQPLPALAALAPDHTVLLGTFSSVLSPALACGYIVAPARLLLALTRLREALGPAVGGIPQHALTQYLATGALRRRTQRLRRVYRRRRNLITSLLAEAPGCRLRPITGGLHAVLLCDAPAHQVVDACRRSGIQVTALHDYWGGQGEENGIVLGFGCHDDDTLDWAVNEIKYCVSCL; translated from the coding sequence ATGCGTCCCGACCTTGTTGCCGACATCCCCCTCCACCTCACCGCCGGCACCCCAGGCAACCCCCAAAATCCCCTCCCCACCCAGATCACCACCCAAATCCGCACCCTCATCCACACCGGAGTGCTGGCGGCCGGCGACCACCTACCCAGCACCCGCATGCTCGCCCGGCAACTCGGGGTCGCCCGCGGCACCGTGGTAGCAGCATACGAACTCCTGGCCGCCGAGGGGCTCACCGTATCGGCGCACGGCTCCGGCACCCGCGTCAACCCAAACCTTGCACAGCTTGCGGAGCGCCGCATCGACGGCACAACACCCGGCGCGCCCACCATGCCCAGCGCGCCCAATGCGCCCGCCGCACGTCTGCTTCCGCTCATCCCCGGCATGCCCGACACCCACACCCTCATCGACTCCACCTGGCGGGCCGCCTGGCGCGACGCCTGCACCACCGCCAGCGTCACCGGCACGGAACCCGCCGCCACCGGTATCCCACAACTCAGGGAAGAAATTAGCACACACTTACGACACATGCGGGGTCTGGTGGTGAACCCAGACCGCATTATCGTCACCGCCGGTGCCCGCGATGGGCTAGCCCTACTGCTCAATGTTCTCGGCCCCGGCACCATCGGGGTCGAATCCCCCGGCTACCCCAGCCTCCGACGAGTCCCCGCCACCCTCGGGCACACCATTGTTGACCTGCACACCGACCACCATGGGGTCAATCCCGCGGAGCTACAACACCTCCAGGGGTTGGACCGGGTACTGGTCACCCCCAGCCACCAATACCCCTCCGGCGGGTCGCTGTCGGGGTCGCGCCGGGTGGCGCTGACGTCGTGGGCACAGCACACCAATACCGTAATAATCGAAGATGATTTCGATTCCGAGTTGCGGTATGTGGGCCAGCCGCTGCCGGCACTTGCCGCGCTCGCCCCCGACCACACGGTGCTGTTGGGCACGTTTTCTTCGGTGCTGTCACCGGCCTTGGCCTGCGGTTATATCGTTGCGCCGGCGCGGCTCTTGCTGGCGCTCACCCGCCTGCGCGAGGCCCTGGGCCCGGCGGTCGGTGGTATCCCCCAGCACGCGCTCACCCAGTATTTGGCCACCGGCGCTTTACGACGCCGCACCCAGCGGTTACGCCGGGTTTATCGCCGTCGACGCAACCTGATTACCTCCCTGCTTGCCGAAGCCCCCGGCTGTCGCCTGCGTCCCATCACTGGTGGCCTCCACGCGGTGTTGCTGTGCGACGCCCCCGCCCACCAGGTGGTCGATGCCTGCCGACGCAGCGGCATCCAGGTGACCGCCCTGCATGACTATTGGGGTGGCCAGGGCGAGGAGAACGGCATTGTGCTTGGGTTCGGCTGCCACGATGACGACACCCTGGACTGGGCGGTCAATGAGATCAAATATTGCGTGAGTTGCTTATAA
- a CDS encoding DUF3566 domain-containing protein, producing the protein MATREYTVQRIAPMSAFRTAFSLSIIGLAAWIICAVVLYLGMAAFGVWDQVNQVIGGVGGDQTLSFGVVMSLVALIGAIFAIFFSALAPLTAVLYNAVVDLFGGIRVTLRYEAE; encoded by the coding sequence ATGGCTACTCGTGAATACACGGTGCAACGTATTGCCCCGATGTCGGCGTTCCGCACGGCGTTTTCGCTCTCTATCATCGGCCTGGCGGCCTGGATAATTTGTGCTGTGGTGCTCTATTTAGGCATGGCGGCGTTTGGGGTGTGGGACCAGGTCAATCAGGTTATTGGTGGCGTGGGCGGCGACCAAACCCTATCGTTTGGCGTGGTGATGTCCCTGGTGGCACTCATTGGCGCTATTTTTGCTATCTTTTTCTCCGCGCTCGCCCCGCTAACGGCGGTGCTGTATAACGCGGTGGTGGATTTGTTTGGCGGCATTCGCGTGACACTCCGCTACGAAGCAGAGTAG
- a CDS encoding alpha/beta fold hydrolase produces the protein MRGLQMPMRLFMDEGGQQNAKSIVFFHDLGSSNQVWRYHMATLRHDFHCLLVDLPGHGNSRDIEWTNFDDVAEIVADAIKDRARGKPHLVGFALGGYLILKLLEKHADLVDKVIVDGAGHRPITGNHKGIAMTHLLPLLKNTRIVAQSLTMIMRENGVPEPDCRILIEDLQRAGRKSVQRAMSQAATLKVDAVFDNPALFVSGEYEAAAIHDSHRILAQKNPWSECVYYPNRGHAWLFGDIASHIQLVRYFLLGDDFPEKLRRL, from the coding sequence ATGAGAGGACTGCAAATGCCGATGCGATTATTTATGGATGAGGGCGGACAACAGAATGCGAAAAGTATTGTCTTTTTTCATGACCTTGGTTCCAGCAATCAGGTATGGCGGTATCACATGGCTACGCTCAGGCATGATTTCCACTGTCTGCTTGTGGATCTTCCTGGGCATGGCAACAGCCGCGATATAGAGTGGACGAATTTTGATGATGTGGCGGAGATAGTTGCGGATGCCATCAAGGATAGGGCACGTGGGAAACCGCACCTTGTTGGTTTTGCCCTGGGCGGCTATCTCATTCTGAAGTTACTAGAAAAACACGCCGATCTAGTGGATAAAGTTATTGTAGATGGGGCTGGTCATCGACCGATTACGGGTAACCACAAAGGCATTGCCATGACGCATCTGCTGCCATTATTGAAAAATACCAGGATCGTTGCCCAGTCGCTAACAATGATAATGCGGGAAAATGGTGTACCGGAGCCGGACTGCCGAATCCTTATTGAGGACCTACAACGAGCCGGAAGGAAGTCGGTTCAGCGCGCCATGTCGCAGGCTGCCACGCTCAAGGTGGATGCAGTTTTCGACAATCCTGCCCTCTTTGTTTCGGGGGAGTATGAGGCTGCGGCTATTCATGATTCCCACCGAATATTAGCGCAGAAAAACCCGTGGTCTGAATGTGTCTACTACCCAAATAGGGGGCATGCTTGGTTATTTGGCGATATTGCAAGCCATATTCAGCTTGTGAGATATTTTTTACTGGGCGACGATTTTCCAGAGAAATTACGGCGGTTATAA
- a CDS encoding ABC transporter ATP-binding protein → MNAYPIEISQLSKDFGKTRVLNNVNLTVTAGTVHGFLGPNGAGKSTTIRCLLGLIHPTTGTLRINNTDPTKTTIHNVAYVPGDVELFPNLTGNQVLDTLAKLRPTSDNKKKRAEYIERFKLDPTKKIRTYSKGNRQKVMLIAAFAANVDILVLDEPTSGLDPLIEQTFINIVRERRNEGAAILLSSHILSEVQELADDISIIRNGTIVESGSLKQLAHIRGVRIRATNPDYDHIHEQDSVNPTLQHLIDQGASNITITPASLEELFLEFYQDGQGKPAQQQEAQGNQNQQQGGASHA, encoded by the coding sequence ATGAACGCTTATCCGATTGAGATTTCGCAGCTCAGCAAGGATTTCGGGAAAACCCGGGTACTCAACAACGTCAACCTCACCGTCACCGCAGGCACAGTCCACGGATTCCTCGGACCCAACGGCGCCGGCAAATCCACCACCATCCGCTGCCTCCTCGGACTCATCCACCCCACCACCGGAACCCTCCGCATCAACAACACCGACCCCACCAAAACCACCATCCACAACGTCGCCTACGTCCCAGGGGATGTAGAACTCTTCCCCAACCTCACCGGCAACCAAGTCCTCGACACCCTCGCCAAACTCCGACCCACCAGTGACAACAAGAAAAAACGCGCCGAATACATTGAACGATTCAAACTCGACCCCACCAAAAAAATCCGCACCTACTCCAAAGGCAACCGGCAAAAAGTCATGCTCATCGCCGCCTTCGCCGCCAACGTCGATATCCTCGTCCTCGACGAACCCACCTCCGGACTCGACCCACTCATCGAACAAACATTCATCAACATTGTTCGAGAACGCCGCAACGAAGGCGCAGCAATCCTACTGTCCAGCCACATCCTCTCCGAAGTCCAAGAACTCGCCGACGACATCAGCATCATCCGAAACGGCACCATCGTCGAATCCGGATCCTTGAAACAACTCGCCCACATCCGCGGCGTCCGAATCCGCGCCACCAACCCGGACTACGACCACATCCACGAACAAGACAGCGTCAACCCCACCCTCCAACACCTCATCGACCAAGGCGCATCAAACATCACCATCACCCCCGCCAGCCTCGAAGAACTCTTCCTCGAATTCTACCAAGACGGACAAGGCAAACCCGCCCAGCAACAGGAAGCCCAAGGCAACCAAAACCAACAACAAGGAGGGGCCAGCCATGCTTAA
- a CDS encoding DUF6918 family protein gives MSDLSVLLGDQREKVAAELAEVAESAIDDAGIAVKTGFGAAKLADKNIAARGVNRVLPELLEALQPRWAEYEASDVEDFGTYLNTHSDAAIADILAVADANVKKADKATLEKIYDKVRPKAASLMKPHVPMLGDILEKHMKAA, from the coding sequence ATGTCTGATCTTTCTGTTCTTCTCGGCGATCAGCGCGAAAAAGTCGCAGCCGAGCTAGCAGAAGTTGCAGAGTCCGCCATCGACGATGCCGGCATTGCTGTCAAGACCGGTTTCGGTGCCGCCAAGTTGGCGGACAAGAATATTGCTGCTAGGGGCGTCAACCGGGTTCTCCCGGAGCTGCTTGAAGCTCTGCAACCTCGTTGGGCAGAATACGAGGCTTCCGATGTGGAAGACTTCGGCACCTACCTCAACACCCACTCTGATGCTGCGATTGCCGACATCTTGGCTGTTGCTGATGCAAACGTCAAGAAGGCCGACAAAGCTACCCTGGAGAAGATCTACGACAAGGTGCGCCCCAAGGCTGCTAGCCTGATGAAGCCGCATGTTCCCATGCTTGGCGACATCCTCGAAAAGCACATGAAGGCCGCCTAA
- a CDS encoding YdeI/OmpD-associated family protein → MKLNGSHENLNVISFETRNDLHEWLLENEKTSDGIWVRIFKTKSKVKSVTFHEVLEEGLCFGWSESSRHSYDDLSYLQKFTPRKGKKTQSERNLKLVKKLEGEKRMRPSGYLALGLENKSGKDDS, encoded by the coding sequence ATGAAATTGAATGGATCACATGAAAACCTGAATGTAATATCTTTTGAAACGAGGAATGATTTACATGAATGGCTACTGGAAAATGAAAAAACATCTGATGGAATCTGGGTGAGAATATTTAAGACAAAAAGCAAAGTAAAATCTGTCACCTTCCATGAAGTGCTAGAAGAAGGTTTATGCTTTGGATGGAGCGAAAGTTCCCGACATTCGTATGACGATTTATCGTATTTACAGAAGTTCACTCCTAGAAAAGGTAAGAAGACCCAATCGGAGCGTAACTTAAAGCTAGTGAAAAAATTAGAAGGCGAAAAACGAATGCGACCATCAGGATATTTAGCGTTAGGCCTAGAAAATAAAAGTGGCAAGGACGATAGCTAA